The Diabrotica virgifera virgifera chromosome 10, PGI_DIABVI_V3a genome has a window encoding:
- the LOC126893025 gene encoding uncharacterized protein LOC126893025 — protein sequence MPHIQVSDSEKLRLYKFIENGSNLELAYRSWEYHEIPLLPQTMKFNWNVKTTSLLERPRFVLFALQTAKKNAIKEDASHFDHCNITNLKLFLHSEMYPYDNLNLNFDKKQYAIAYEMYAQFQQSYYYKVGDPCLSLEQFGSFAPIFVIDCSRQNESVKSGSVDMRIEIETNKNIPVNTAAYCIIIHDRIVNYNPLTNVVQMF from the coding sequence ATGCCGCATATTCAAGTGTCAGATTCGGAAAAGTTACGTTTATAcaaatttattgaaaatggatctAATTTAGAACTTGCATACAGAAGTTGGGAATATCATGAAATTCCGCTACTACCACAAACAATGAAATTTAACTGGAACGTAAAAACTACTAGTCTACTAGAAAGACCACGATTTGTTTTGTTTGCTTTACAGACTGCCAAAAAGAATGCCATAAAAGAAGATGCGAGCCATTTCGATCATTGTAATATTACAAACTTAAAACTATTTCTACATTCTGAAATGTACCCGTATGACAATTTGAACTTGAACTTTGATAAGAAACAGTATGCCATTGCATATGAAATGTATGCACAATTTCAACAGTCGTACTATTATAAAGTTGGAGATCCATGTCTTAGTTTGGAGCAATTTGGTTCTTTTGCCCCCATATTTGTTATTGACTGCAGCAGACAAAATGAATCAGTTAAGTCGGGAAGTGTTGATATGAGAATAGAAATTGAAACCAATAAGAATATACCAGTTAATACAGCAGCTTATTGTATAATTATACATGACCGTATTGTTAATTATAATCCGCTAACTAATGTAGTTCAAATGTTTTAA